CGATAGGCGAGGCGTCAGAGGCATTCAGAGTTCCTCGATCCAGGTGAGTCCTTCGATGATCTTCCGCAGCCCGGCCACTTCGCGTGATGAACGTGGACTCTGCGTCGTGAAGCGCACGCGCCCTTCCTGGTCGAGGACGAGCAGCGCGGGCGTCGTGGTGTGACCCAACGACGCGAACTGTTGCACGACGGGAGTCGGTGCAGGGCGTAGCGGGATGGCGGCTGTCCAGGCCGGCAGTTCGGCCCGGATGTTCGTCGAGTCAGAGACCGGTCCGACATACCAGATTACGGCAAGCTGGATGTGCCGCTTCGTTGATCCGCGGTGAAGCACATGCAGCATGCGCAGATTGCCGGAGCAATCGCTGAGTTGCAGGAGGACGGCGGCCGGCACGGCGGCTGTCACCCGCCCACTCGGCGGAGCGATCGGCGCCGCCTCGTGAGTAAAGTGACGCATGGCGTCGGGAAGCGTGCGCTGCGGCATCGCTCGCGCGACGTCGTATCCGACGCCGGCGAGCGAGACCACAAGCCCCGCGACCACCCAGTGCCAAAGGGTCGGGGCGCGATGCATCAGTCTTCGCAGAGCTCGATGTTCGCCTCGAACCCGTCATCCGACGATCCGCTGGTCGTCGCGGCGCTGCACGTCTTGAACGGGCCAGTCGTCGTCGTACCGGTCGAGATGGAAGTCCGGTCCTTATAAAGGGTCTTGTAGCCTGCGACGCATTTCGTCTGCGTGAACGTGAACCCTCCGCTCTGCATGAACACGTTGAGGTTGAACTGGATGGAGGTCTCGCACGTCGTAATCGGCTGCGTGCCGCACGCCGTGAGCGTGCCCATCGAACACGCCGTCGACGTCACCGTCGACGACTGCGCCATCGCGCGCGACACATCGACGGTGGCCACCGTGAACAGCAACGCGAACACGCCGAAGGCGGCGCGGGGAATGGTCATCATCATGACAAACCTCGGGATCTATCCGTGAAGTGGCGCGCCGCGGAGTGCGTCGCACCGGTCATCGCGGCCCGGATCCGCGCGACGGAGCCACCATAGCACCCCCGCGTCAGCGCGCTGTCACCGGATTGCTGCCGGCATGGCCATTTCACCGCCGGACGCCGTCGGGAACGTCAGTCCCCCGCTTGGAGCGCTTCGTCGCGATGCCTACTTTTCAGCACGTAGTCATCCCGATAACCCGACTCTCCAATGCAGCCTCTCATGGAGCGGATCACCGGCGCTCTCGCCGCGGTCCGCAACCCCCGTACCGGCGCCGATGTCATGGCCGCCGACATGGTGCGGGATATCGCCACCACGGTCGACGGCAAGGTGCGCCTCACGCTCCTGCTGGCCGCCCAGGACGACGCCACCCTCGTGCGCGACGTCCGCCAGGCCATCGAGGCGCTCGCGGGCGTGTCCGATGTCCGCGTTGATGTGCGCGACCCCGCGCAGACCGAACCCACGCCGGCGCGTCGCGCGCCGACCTCCGCACCGCCAGCCATGAATCAGCCGCAAGCGCCCGCCACGGGTGGCATGGGACGCGCCCTCCCCGTCATGGATGCCGCCCCCAAGGCGCCGCCCAAGGTCCCCGAGCCGGTCGCCTATCCGCAGCTCGGTCGCATCATTGCCGTGTCGTCGGGCAAGGGCGGCGTGGGCAAAAGCACCGTGGCCGTGAATCTCGCGGTCGCGCTCGCCAAGATGGGCAAGCGCGTCGGTATCATGGACGCCGACATTTACGGCCCCAACCTGCCGCTCATGCTCGGTGTCGATGCGGCGCCCGCAGTCGTGGATGAAAAGATCATCCCGCTCGAGGCCTACGGCATCAAGGTGATGTCCATCGGCTTCCTCATCGAGAAGGAGCAGCCGGCCATCTGGCGCGGCCCGATCGTCATGAAGATCCTCACGCAGTTCCTGAAGGACGTCGCGTGGGGACAGCTCGACTACTTCCTGGTCGACATGCCGCCGGGCACCGGCGACGCGCAGCTCTCGCTCGTGCAGGCAACGCAGGTACACGGCGCGGTGATCGTGACCACGCCGCAGCAGGTGTCGGTCGGTGACGCGCTCCGCGGCGTGAAGATGTTCGAGCGCACTGCCGTGCCCGTGCTCGGCATCGTGGAGAACATGTCGTACTTCGAGAACCCCGAAACCGGCAAGCCGATCGCCGTCTTCGGCACTGGTGGTGGCGCGCGGTTGGCTACAGAAACCAACCTGCCGCTCATCGGACAGGTGCCGCTCGATCCGCGCATTCAGGAAGGCGGCGACACCGGCCGTCCCATTGTGGACGCTGAGCCGACGTCGCGCGCCGCGAAGGAACTCGAAGCGATCGCCCAGCGTGTCGTGGAGCGCCTTGTCAGCATCTACGGGAACTGACGCGAAGGCGGAATCGCACGCTGAAGACAACGCGCCACGCGGCGCACTCGTCGGGGAGCCGTTAGCCCTCACGATTCGCCGCGTGGCGCTGCCGGCGGTCGTCGCGAATCTGCTCATGACCACGTTTCACAACGTGGACACGTATTGGATCGGACGTACGCTCGGCCCCGATGCGCTCGCCGCCGCCACCAGCTCGATCTTCTGGATCTGGCTTGTGATTTCGATCGGCGAAATGGTCAGCATCGGACTCGATGCGATCGCCGCGCGTCGTCATGGCGAGCGTCGCCCGTCGGAAGCGGCGCGCACGATCAGCGAAGGCTTCGTGCTGGCACTGCTGCTGGGCGGTGCGATCGCGTTGGCCACGCCGTTCTTGTTGCACTGGCTCTTTGCCGTGATGAACACCGGCGCCAGTGTCAGCGCGATCGGTCGCGAATATCTCGGCACCTATCTGCTCGGCATGCCGCTCATCTTCGGCTTCTTCGCCGTCGATGCCGCGTTCCGTGCGAAGGGCGACACGCGTACGCCGCTGTACATCCTCGCGGTGACCACCGTGCTCGGGCTCGTGCTCGACCCGATCCTCATTCGCGGCTCGGGGCCCGTGCCCGCGTTCGGTATTCGTGGCGCCGCGCTCGCCACGCTCGTACCGCGCGGACTCGGCTGCATTGCCGGCGTGATCATTCTGCAACGGCGCAGCATGCTGCGCTGGGCGAAGCCGCGGTGGGATGTGATCGCGAGCATTGCGCGTGTTGGCGCACCGGCCGCGCTCACGGGCGTGGCGTTCAGCGCGATCTACGTGCTGCTCACGCGCATCACCACGCAGTTCGGCACGCCAGCCCTTGCGGCACTCGGGCTCGGCTTTCGCATCGAGAGCGTGGTGTATGTCGTGTCGGTGGGCATGGGCGCGGCGGTGGCCGCGATCGTGGGGCAGAGCATGGGTGCCGACGATCCCGATCGGGCTGAACGCGCAGGGTGGACTGCGACCGGGATCGTGAGTGTCGTGGGCGCGGTCATGGCGGGGGCGTCGTTCTTCTTTGCTGAAGACTTTGCCGCGATCTTCTCCACCGATCCGGCGGTGATTGCCGAAGCGGCG
This region of Gemmatimonas groenlandica genomic DNA includes:
- a CDS encoding MATE family efflux transporter; translated protein: MSASTGTDAKAESHAEDNAPRGALVGEPLALTIRRVALPAVVANLLMTTFHNVDTYWIGRTLGPDALAAATSSIFWIWLVISIGEMVSIGLDAIAARRHGERRPSEAARTISEGFVLALLLGGAIALATPFLLHWLFAVMNTGASVSAIGREYLGTYLLGMPLIFGFFAVDAAFRAKGDTRTPLYILAVTTVLGLVLDPILIRGSGPVPAFGIRGAALATLVPRGLGCIAGVIILQRRSMLRWAKPRWDVIASIARVGAPAALTGVAFSAIYVLLTRITTQFGTPALAALGLGFRIESVVYVVSVGMGAAVAAIVGQSMGADDPDRAERAGWTATGIVSVVGAVMAGASFFFAEDFAAIFSTDPAVIAEAARYLRIAAFSQLFLGAEVVLESAMGGAGWTLWPMIGSSTITLLRLPIGAWAAAQWGTSGLWWTLALTAAARGLLMAALWGSGRWRRVRV
- a CDS encoding Mrp/NBP35 family ATP-binding protein gives rise to the protein MQPLMERITGALAAVRNPRTGADVMAADMVRDIATTVDGKVRLTLLLAAQDDATLVRDVRQAIEALAGVSDVRVDVRDPAQTEPTPARRAPTSAPPAMNQPQAPATGGMGRALPVMDAAPKAPPKVPEPVAYPQLGRIIAVSSGKGGVGKSTVAVNLAVALAKMGKRVGIMDADIYGPNLPLMLGVDAAPAVVDEKIIPLEAYGIKVMSIGFLIEKEQPAIWRGPIVMKILTQFLKDVAWGQLDYFLVDMPPGTGDAQLSLVQATQVHGAVIVTTPQQVSVGDALRGVKMFERTAVPVLGIVENMSYFENPETGKPIAVFGTGGGARLATETNLPLIGQVPLDPRIQEGGDTGRPIVDAEPTSRAAKELEAIAQRVVERLVSIYGN